The genomic interval GGGCGGCTGAACGCACGGCGAAACGGCTCGCGCCTTCGGTCCGATCAAGATGTCTCTGTCGCTTCCGTTTCCCTTGCGGATCGCGAGGCCGAACGCAATCGCAAAAATCATTTGATTCGTGCGCGTTTTTGGATTTGACATCGGCCATGATCGTCACCGGCGCCATGAACATGAAATCGACCGAACCGGCGCTGAGCGAGACCGCGCGCGCCAAGGTCAACCTGACCCTGCGGGTGGTGGGCCGGCGCGCCGACGGTTTTCACGATCTCGAAAGCGTGGTCGCGTTTGCCGATTGCGTCGACCGCCTCACCCTGACGCCGGGCACGGAGCTGTCGCTCGTCGCCGGTGGCCCGGGCGCGCAGGAGTGCGGTCAAACAGCCGACAATCTCGTTCTCAAGGCGGCGCGGCTGCTCGGCGAGAGGGTCACAAACCTGAAGACGGGCGTTTTCGCGCTGGACAAGCATTTGCCGGTCGCGGCCGGCATCGGCGGCGGCTCGGCGGATGCGGCTGCGGCGTTGAGGCTGCTGGCGAGGGCCAACGGCATTGCGATCGGTGATCGGCGCTTGATTGAAGTGGCGCGACTGACCGGCGCCGATGTGCCGGTTTGCGTCCGTTCGGAAGCCTGCGTGATGACGGGTG from Nitrobacter sp. NHB1 carries:
- a CDS encoding 4-(cytidine 5'-diphospho)-2-C-methyl-D-erythritol kinase; translation: MIVTGAMNMKSTEPALSETARAKVNLTLRVVGRRADGFHDLESVVAFADCVDRLTLTPGTELSLVAGGPGAQECGQTADNLVLKAARLLGERVTNLKTGVFALDKHLPVAAGIGGGSADAAAALRLLARANGIAIGDRRLIEVARLTGADVPVCVRSEACVMTGVGETLQPLGLPAMPAVLVNPRVPVATKDVFAALGLRKGELHLGVSDVIEAIVWPKTGAPTDDWLAMLADGTNDLEAPAIRVQPVIGEVLARLRATGARLSRMSGSGATCFAIFGNEADARRAAQTIRLDRPQWWAHAGTLS